The genomic region GATTTTTGTGTTCCGTGTGATGATGTGCTTGTGCGAAGGTATAGCATTAAAAATATCGGTCGAAACGGAATTCACCTGGGTGTCGGTGTTGCGTCCCGTGTTACGTCCCATACACTCGACATGGGCTGTACACTGTTTGATTTTGGACTGGATGCCCTTGTCCATTACAGACATGACAACTATTGGGCCATTGTTTCGGATGCCGGTGTAAAAGAGTTTCAGATAGGAAATGATCCGTTCCGTGCGGTATGGGAAGGAAGACTTGACGGTACGGACAGCATAGGCATGTCTCCTGACGGTGCATTGTTATGGGATTTGGGTTATGTTGAACCGGGTTGTGAGAGAAATATTACACTGTATATGATCTTTTCCCGTAACATGAATTCGTTGAAGGAGTTGACACGGAAGATTAAATCGGTCGGGTATACCAGTCTTTTCAATACCACAAAGGAATACTGGACAGATTATTTGAGTAAATGCAGAGTTTTGAAAACCGGCAATGGGACTGTGGATCGTATTTACTTAAGATCCCTTCTTCTGTTCAGATTGATGACCGACAGGAATACCGGTGCAATCCTCGCATCACCCGAAATAGATGAAAATTTTACCCGATGCGGAAGGTACGCCTATTGCTGGGTGAGGGACGGGGCATTCATTACAAGCGCGCTGAACGAGGCAGGGCTCTGCAGCCTTTCAGAAAAATTTTATGAATGGTCGGTAAGGGTTCAGGACAAAGAGGGTTTCTGGCATCAGAGGTATCATATAAACGGAAATGTGGCCCCGTCCTGGGGACTGCAGATAGACGAAACCGGTTCAATACTTTTCGGCATGTGGAATCATTTCCTGCATGTAAAAAACGTGAGTTTTCTCGAAAAGGTATGGCCGGCGGTTTTAAAGGCCTGCGAATTTCTTGAAAACTTCATCGACGGTGATACCGGATTGCCTTTGCCCAGCTTTGACATATGGGAAGAACGGATGGGAGAACATACCTATTCCACTG from Thermoclostridium stercorarium subsp. stercorarium DSM 8532 harbors:
- a CDS encoding glycoside hydrolase family 15 protein, whose amino-acid sequence is MGKPYINNAVIGNGSMLGCVSETGELIRLYWPEIDFPQHIEKLLTGFFDRNVPNSTVWFSEGDYEYSQAYIEGTNILKTVARIKSLSLEVVQTDFCVPCDDVLVRRYSIKNIGRNGIHLGVGVASRVTSHTLDMGCTLFDFGLDALVHYRHDNYWAIVSDAGVKEFQIGNDPFRAVWEGRLDGTDSIGMSPDGALLWDLGYVEPGCERNITLYMIFSRNMNSLKELTRKIKSVGYTSLFNTTKEYWTDYLSKCRVLKTGNGTVDRIYLRSLLLFRLMTDRNTGAILASPEIDENFTRCGRYAYCWVRDGAFITSALNEAGLCSLSEKFYEWSVRVQDKEGFWHQRYHINGNVAPSWGLQIDETGSILFGMWNHFLHVKNVSFLEKVWPAVLKACEFLENFIDGDTGLPLPSFDIWEERMGEHTYSTAAVIAGFRAAANIAETLGVSKKTIDQWRSIADNIKKALERNLVDNAKGIFLRSIRTKLNPWGSEPCADTVIITVNPKGYTREVSAFDGKMDISLLGAAVPFGIYEPRHPVMRNTAEKVEKLLYCEKAGGIYRYQEDGYAGGNPWVVATLWLAMYHIRAGNIEKAREYFHWSVECATPLGFLPEQAGKNDGKPCWVIPLTWSHAMFVLVLKELAEKGGIGDMQRG